Proteins co-encoded in one Bos taurus isolate L1 Dominette 01449 registration number 42190680 breed Hereford chromosome X, ARS-UCD2.0, whole genome shotgun sequence genomic window:
- the RIBC1 gene encoding RIB43A-like with coiled-coils protein 1 isoform X2, giving the protein MRKMYQVDLPPDPKEVAAIEARRNQEREQQSRFFNVRTRVMGVDVEALNNQVEERKLQEATERSKEAAYGTNQVRYDLVAQMLEKEQAERTRRLAKKVQNFREQRQKLRNRCELDFWNSNQLWREFPAYLGDNAPYYGQASLQCFSGEDLERATYLRMQQEQFQYSLERQLQEQQQARVDENCADMLNDQLRLAMDMRAAQLAKLEESCHIAMMAATASANKAQAELSEFNNLYQSTYSPISSAI; this is encoded by the exons ATGTATCAGGTAGATCTGCCACCAGATCCCAAGGAGGTGGCAGCCATCGAAGctagaagaaatcaagaaagggAGCAACAGAGTCGATTCTTCAATGTGAGGACCAGAGTCATGGGG GTGGATGTTGAAGCCCTGAACAACCAGGTGGAAGAACGAAAGCTTCAGGAGGCAACAGAACGGAGCAAGGAGGCAGCTTATG GTACCAACCAGGTGCGATAtgatctggtggctcagatgctagaGAAGGAACAGGCAGAACGGACACGTCGGCTGGCCAAGAAAGTCCAAAACTTTagagaacagaggcagaaactcaGGAACAGGTGTGAATTAGACTTCTGGAATTCAAACCAACTCTGGAGGGAGTTTCCAGCTTATCTTGGTGACAATGCTCCCTACTATGGCCAAGCCAGCCTGCAGTGCTTCTCTGGGGAAGATCTGGAGAGGGCCACATATCTGAGAATGCAGCAGGAGCAGTTCCAATACAGCCTGGAGAGGCAGCTACAAGAGCAACAGCAAGCCAGAGTTGATGAGAACTGTGCAG ACATGCTCAATGACCAGCTACGCCTAGCTATGGACATGCGGGCTGCCCAACTAGCCAAGCTGGAGGAGTCCTGCCACATAGCCATGATGGCTGCCACGGCCAGTGCCAACAAAGCGCAG GCAGAATTATCTGAATTCAATAATCTATACCAATCAACCTACAGCCCAATATCATCTGCAATTTAA
- the RIBC1 gene encoding RIB43A-like with coiled-coils protein 1 (The RefSeq protein has 1 substitution compared to this genomic sequence) — MYQVDLPPDPKEVAAIEARRNQEREQQSRFFNVRTRVMGVDVEALNNQVEERKLQEATERSKEAAYGTNQVRYDLVAQMLEKEQAERTRRLAKKVQNFREQRQKLRNRCELDFWNSNQLWREFPAYLGDNAPYYGQASLQCFSGEDLERATYLRMQQEQFQYSLERQLQEQQQARVDENCADMLNDQLRLAMDMRAAQLAKLEESCRIAMMAATASANKAQAVKLAEQQGQEHQRQQEANLVEVQNQITSDLLTENPQVAQNPVAPHRVLPYCWKGMTPEQRATIRKVQETQHHEKEAQRQAEQALDAKWESQAINLAQAAKELEEQERELCAEFRRGLGSFNQQLAMEQNAQQNYLNSIIYTNQPTAQYHLQFNTSSR, encoded by the exons ATGTATCAGGTAGATCTGCCACCAGATCCCAAGGAGGTGGCAGCCATCGAAGctagaagaaatcaagaaagggAGCAACAGAGTCGATTCTTCAATGTGAGGACCAGAGTCATGGGG GTGGATGTTGAAGCCCTGAACAACCAGGTGGAAGAACGAAAGCTTCAGGAGGCAACAGAACGGAGCAAGGAGGCAGCTTATG GTACCAACCAGGTGCGATAtgatctggtggctcagatgctagaGAAGGAACAGGCAGAACGGACACGTCGGCTGGCCAAGAAAGTCCAAAACTTTagagaacagaggcagaaactcaGGAACAGGTGTGAATTAGACTTCTGGAATTCAAACCAACTCTGGAGGGAGTTTCCAGCTTATCTTGGTGACAATGCTCCCTACTATGGCCAAGCCAGCCTGCAGTGCTTCTCTGGGGAAGATCTGGAGAGGGCCACATATCTGAGAATGCAGCAGGAGCAGTTCCAATACAGCCTGGAGAGGCAGCTACAAGAGCAACAGCAAGCCAGAGTTGATGAGAACTGTGCAG ACATGCTCAATGACCAGCTACGCCTAGCTATGGACATGCGGGCTGCCCAACTAGCCAAGCTGGAGGAGTCCTGCCACATAGCCATGATGGCTGCCACGGCCAGTGCCAACAAAGCGCAG GCAGTTAAGCTGGCTGAGCAGCAGGGCCAAGAGCATCAGCGACAACAGGAGGCGAATCTCGTGGAGGTCCAGAACCAGATCACAAGTGACCTACTGACTGAGAACCCGCAGGTTGCCCAAAACCCCGTGGCTCCCCACAGAGTCCTGCCCTATTGCTGGAAGGGCATGACTCCAGAGCAGAGAGCCACCATCAGGAAAGTACAGGAGACACAACACCATGAAAAGGAAGCACAGCGCCAAGCTGAACAAGCACTGGATGCCAAATGGGAAAGCCAGGCCATAAACTTGGCCCAGGCAGCAAAGGAGCTAGAAGAGCAGGAAAGGGAGCTGTGTGCTGAATTTCGGAGGGGACTGGGCTCCTTCAACCAGCAGCTGGCTATGGAGCAAAACGCCCA GCAGAATTATCTGAATTCAATAATCTATACCAATCAACCTACAGCCCAATATCATCTGCAATTTAACACCAGCAGCCGCTGA
- the RIBC1 gene encoding RIB43A-like with coiled-coils protein 1 isoform X1 — MRKMYQVDLPPDPKEVAAIEARRNQEREQQSRFFNVDVEALNNQVEERKLQEATERSKEAAYGTNQVRYDLVAQMLEKEQAERTRRLAKKVQNFREQRQKLRNRCELDFWNSNQLWREFPAYLGDNAPYYGQASLQCFSGEDLERATYLRMQQEQFQYSLERQLQEQQQARVDENCADMLNDQLRLAMDMRAAQLAKLEESCHIAMMAATASANKAQAVKLAEQQGQEHQRQQEANLVEVQNQITSDLLTENPQVAQNPVAPHRVLPYCWKGMTPEQRATIRKVQETQHHEKEAQRQAEQALDAKWESQAINLAQAAKELEEQERELCAEFRRGLGSFNQQLAMEQNAQQNYLNSIIYTNQPTAQYHLQFNTSSR; from the exons ATGTATCAGGTAGATCTGCCACCAGATCCCAAGGAGGTGGCAGCCATCGAAGctagaagaaatcaagaaagggAGCAACAGAGTCGATTCTTCAAT GTGGATGTTGAAGCCCTGAACAACCAGGTGGAAGAACGAAAGCTTCAGGAGGCAACAGAACGGAGCAAGGAGGCAGCTTATG GTACCAACCAGGTGCGATAtgatctggtggctcagatgctagaGAAGGAACAGGCAGAACGGACACGTCGGCTGGCCAAGAAAGTCCAAAACTTTagagaacagaggcagaaactcaGGAACAGGTGTGAATTAGACTTCTGGAATTCAAACCAACTCTGGAGGGAGTTTCCAGCTTATCTTGGTGACAATGCTCCCTACTATGGCCAAGCCAGCCTGCAGTGCTTCTCTGGGGAAGATCTGGAGAGGGCCACATATCTGAGAATGCAGCAGGAGCAGTTCCAATACAGCCTGGAGAGGCAGCTACAAGAGCAACAGCAAGCCAGAGTTGATGAGAACTGTGCAG ACATGCTCAATGACCAGCTACGCCTAGCTATGGACATGCGGGCTGCCCAACTAGCCAAGCTGGAGGAGTCCTGCCACATAGCCATGATGGCTGCCACGGCCAGTGCCAACAAAGCGCAG GCAGTTAAGCTGGCTGAGCAGCAGGGCCAAGAGCATCAGCGACAACAGGAGGCGAATCTCGTGGAGGTCCAGAACCAGATCACAAGTGACCTACTGACTGAGAACCCGCAGGTTGCCCAAAACCCCGTGGCTCCCCACAGAGTCCTGCCCTATTGCTGGAAGGGCATGACTCCAGAGCAGAGAGCCACCATCAGGAAAGTACAGGAGACACAACACCATGAAAAGGAAGCACAGCGCCAAGCTGAACAAGCACTGGATGCCAAATGGGAAAGCCAGGCCATAAACTTGGCCCAGGCAGCAAAGGAGCTAGAAGAGCAGGAAAGGGAGCTGTGTGCTGAATTTCGGAGGGGACTGGGCTCCTTCAACCAGCAGCTGGCTATGGAGCAAAACGCCCA GCAGAATTATCTGAATTCAATAATCTATACCAATCAACCTACAGCCCAATATCATCTGCAATTTAACACCAGCAGCCGCTGA
- the HSD17B10 gene encoding 3-hydroxyacyl-CoA dehydrogenase type-2, whose amino-acid sequence MAAACRSVKGLVALITGGASGLGLATAERLVGQGATAVLLDLPNSDGETQAKKLGKSCAFAPADVTSEKDVQAALTLAREKFGRVDVAVNCAGIAVASKTYNLKKSQAHTLEDFQRVINVNLIGTFNVIRLVAGEMGQNEPDQGGQRGVIINTASVAAFEGQVGQAAYSASKGGIVGMTLPIARDLAPMGIRVMTIAPGLFGTPLLTTLPDKVRNFLASQVPFPSRLGDPAEYAHLVQAIIENSFLNGEVIRLDGAIRMQP is encoded by the exons ATGGCAGCTGCTTGTCGGAGCGTGAAG GGTCTGGTTGCCTTAATAACCGGCGGAGCCTCAGGCCTAGGCTTGGCCACAGCGGAGCGACTGGTGGGGCAGGGGGCCACTGCTGTACTTTTGGACCTGCCCAACTCAGATGGGGAGACCCAGGCCAAGAAGTTAGGGAAGAGCTGCGCCTTTGCCCCAGCCGAC GTGACCTCAGAGAAGGATGTGCAAGCAGCCCTGACTCTAGCAAGAGAAAAGTTTGGCCGTGTGGATGTGGCAGTCAACTGTGCAGGCATTGCAGTGGCCAGCAAGACATATAACTTAAAGAAAAGCCAGGCCCATACCTTGGAGGACTTTCAGCGAGTTATCAAT GTGAATCTCATAGGCACCTTCAATGTGATCCGCCTGGTGGCTGGTGAGATGGGCCAGAACGAACCAGACCAGGGAGGCCAACGTGGGGTCATCATCAATACAGCCAGCGTAGCTGCCTTTGAGGGCCAG GTTGGACAAGCTGCATACTCTGCTTCCAAGGGGGGCATAGTGGGCATGACATTGCCCATTGCTCGGGATCTGGCTCCCATGGGTATCCGGGTGATGACCATTGCTCCAG GCCTATTTGGCACCCCGCTGTTGACCACCCTCCCAGATAAAGTGCGCAACTTCCTGGCCAGCCAGGTGCCCTTCCCCAGCCGACTTGGTGACCCTGCCGAGTATGCTCATCTGGTACAGGCCATCATCGAGAACTCATTCCTCAATGGAGAAGTCATCCGGCTGGATGGGGCCATCCGCATGCAGCCTTGA